The following proteins are co-located in the Pseudomonas antarctica genome:
- a CDS encoding phage tail assembly protein, with translation MTDKAAAADQPDVQPLADDNTVILDTPIRRGTTTIDTITLRKPNSGELRGVSLSDLLNLDVASLIKVIPRISNPGITAVEAAGLDPADLVAIGSKVIGFLLQKSVKTDASLVA, from the coding sequence ATGACAGACAAAGCAGCAGCAGCCGACCAGCCAGACGTTCAGCCGCTGGCCGACGACAACACCGTCATCCTCGATACGCCGATCCGTCGAGGCACTACCACTATCGACACCATCACCTTGCGCAAGCCGAACTCCGGCGAGTTGCGCGGTGTGAGCCTGTCCGACCTTCTGAATCTGGATGTCGCCAGCCTGATCAAGGTAATCCCACGCATCAGCAACCCGGGCATTACCGCAGTTGAAGCGGCCGGCCTCGACCCCGCTGACCTGGTAGCAATCGGTAGCAAGGTCATCGGTTTTTTGTTGCAGAAGTCGGTGAAAACGGATGCATCCCTCGTTGCGTAG
- a CDS encoding phage major tail tube protein, which yields MALPRKLKNLNLFNDGNNYLGVVKSVTLPPLGRKMEAYRGGGMNGPVKVDLGMADDGIQFEWKTGGIDLISLKQFGAVNASAVALRFSGPFQQDDTDEVSTVEVVVRGRHENIEMGEAKAGEDTEHTIKTTCTYYKLTVDGTEIIEIDLLNFIEKVNGVDMLAKQRTALGI from the coding sequence ATGGCCCTGCCTCGCAAACTCAAGAACCTCAACCTGTTCAACGACGGCAACAACTACCTGGGCGTGGTGAAGTCCGTCACCCTGCCCCCGCTCGGCCGCAAGATGGAAGCCTATCGCGGCGGCGGCATGAACGGCCCGGTCAAAGTAGACCTGGGCATGGCCGACGACGGCATCCAGTTCGAGTGGAAGACCGGTGGCATCGATCTTATCTCCTTGAAACAGTTCGGTGCGGTGAATGCCTCGGCCGTGGCTTTGCGTTTCTCCGGGCCTTTTCAGCAGGACGACACCGACGAAGTCAGCACGGTGGAAGTTGTCGTGCGTGGACGTCATGAAAACATCGAGATGGGCGAAGCCAAGGCTGGCGAAGACACCGAACACACCATCAAAACCACCTGCACCTACTACAAGCTGACCGTGGACGGCACCGAAATCATCGAAATCGACCTGCTCAATTTCATCGAGAAGGTCAATGGCGTCGACATGCTCGCCAAACAGCGCACCGCGCTAGGCATCTGA
- a CDS encoding phage tail sheath protein has protein sequence MADFLHGVRVIELNDGSRPIRTIPTAVIGMVCTAEDADATVFPLDTPVLITNVQTAVGKAGIKGTLAASLQGIADQTKPYVIVVRVKEGADEAATTTALIGTTTADGKYTGMKALLAAKAHVGMTPRILGVPGLDSLPVATALGAIAKDLRAFAYVSAWSCKTKEEVVAYRENFGAREMMVIWPDFLSWDTATDKTTKASAVSRALGLRAKIDQETGWHKTLSNVAVSGVTGISADVFWDLQNPATDANYLNSNDVTTLINANGFRFWGSRTCSDDPQFAFENYTRTAQIIADTMAEAHMWAVDRPMHASLVRDLVEGVNAKMRELVSQGYLIGGSCWYPDDINTKDTLKDGKLWVDYDYTPVPPLEDLTFRQRITDRYLIEFAKGINS, from the coding sequence ATGGCCGACTTTCTACACGGCGTGCGGGTCATCGAACTCAACGACGGCTCCCGCCCCATTCGTACTATCCCCACCGCAGTTATCGGCATGGTTTGCACAGCTGAAGATGCGGATGCCACTGTTTTCCCGCTGGACACTCCAGTCCTGATCACCAACGTACAAACCGCTGTCGGCAAGGCTGGCATCAAGGGCACTCTGGCAGCCAGCCTGCAAGGCATCGCCGACCAGACAAAGCCCTACGTCATCGTGGTGCGGGTCAAGGAAGGTGCCGACGAAGCGGCCACCACAACCGCGCTGATTGGCACCACCACTGCCGATGGCAAATACACCGGCATGAAAGCCCTGCTCGCCGCGAAGGCCCACGTAGGCATGACACCGCGCATTCTCGGTGTACCAGGCCTGGATAGTTTGCCGGTGGCCACCGCATTGGGTGCCATCGCCAAAGACCTACGCGCTTTCGCCTACGTCAGTGCTTGGAGCTGCAAAACCAAGGAAGAAGTGGTCGCCTACCGTGAAAACTTCGGTGCCCGCGAAATGATGGTCATCTGGCCTGACTTTCTCAGCTGGGACACCGCCACCGACAAGACCACCAAGGCATCAGCTGTTTCCCGCGCGTTGGGCCTGCGCGCCAAGATCGATCAAGAGACCGGCTGGCATAAAACCCTTTCCAACGTCGCCGTAAGCGGCGTCACCGGCATCAGCGCCGATGTGTTCTGGGATCTGCAAAACCCGGCCACCGATGCCAACTATCTCAACAGCAACGACGTCACCACTCTGATCAACGCCAACGGTTTTCGCTTCTGGGGCAGCCGCACCTGTAGCGACGATCCGCAGTTCGCTTTCGAGAACTACACCCGCACCGCGCAGATCATTGCCGACACCATGGCAGAGGCGCACATGTGGGCCGTTGATCGCCCGATGCATGCCTCCCTGGTGCGCGACCTGGTCGAAGGTGTTAACGCCAAGATGCGCGAGCTGGTTTCGCAGGGCTACCTGATCGGCGGGAGCTGCTGGTACCCGGATGACATCAACACCAAGGATACCCTCAAGGACGGCAAGCTCTGGGTCGACTACGACTACACCCCCGTACCGCCGCTTGAAGACCTCACCTTCCGCCAGCGAATTACCGACCGTTACCTGATCGAATTCGCCAAAGGCATCAACAGCTAA
- a CDS encoding GpE family phage tail protein — MADLAVVFHWAPADMNQLGLQELMDWRERARIRSSVDGE, encoded by the coding sequence ATGGCCGACCTGGCTGTAGTTTTTCACTGGGCACCGGCTGACATGAATCAGCTGGGCCTGCAGGAATTGATGGACTGGCGCGAACGGGCGCGAATTCGGAGCAGTGTCGATGGCGAATGA